Part of the Scomber japonicus isolate fScoJap1 chromosome 2, fScoJap1.pri, whole genome shotgun sequence genome, ACAACATGTACAGGGTTCTAGTTACATGTTCTACTGATGGAACGACACGTACAAGGTTCTAGATGCATGTTCTACTGATGGAACAACACGTACAGGGTTCTAGTTACATGTTCTACTGATGGAACAACACGTACAGGGTTCTAGATACAAGTTCTACTGATGGAACAACACGTACAGGGTTCTAGATACAAGTTCTACTGATGGAACAACACGTACAGGGTTCTAGATACAAGTTCTACTGATGGAACAAGATGTACAGGGTTCTGGATACACGTTCTACTGATGGAACAACACGTAAAGGGTTCTAAATACATGTTCTACTGATGGAACAACATGTACAGGGTTCTAGATACAAGTTCTACTAATGGAACAACATGTATAGTGTTCTAGATACATGTTCTACTGGTGGAACAACACGTACAGGGTTCTAGATGCATGTTCTACTGATGGAACAACGAGTACAGGGTTCTAGTTACATGTTCTACTGATGGAACAATACGTACAGGGTTCTAAATGCATGTTCTACTGATGGAACAACACGTACAGGGTTCTAGTTACATGTTTTACTGATGGAACAACACGCACAGGGTTCTAGATACATGTTCTACTGATGGAACAACACGTACAGGGTTGTAGAGACACGTTCTACTGATGGAACAACACGTACAGGGTTCTAGATGCATTTTCTACTGATGGAACAACACGTACAGGGTTCTAGATGCATTTTCTACTGATGGAACAATACGTACAGGGTTCTAGATACAAGTTCTACTGATGGAACAACACGTTCAGGGTTCTAGATACATGTTCTACTGATGGACCAACACGTACAGGGTTCTAGTTACATGTTTTACTGATGGAACAACATGTACAGGGTTCTAGATGCATGTTCTACTGATGGAACAACACGTACAGGGTTCTAGATGCATGTTCTACTGATGGAACAACACGTACAGGGTTCTAGATACAAGTTCTACTGATGGAACAACACGTACAGGGTTCTAAATGCATGTTCTACTGATGGAACAACACGTACAGGGTTCTAGATACACGTTCTACTGATGGAACAACACGTACAGGGTTCTAGATACACGTTCTACTGGTGGAACAACACGTACAGGATTCTACATACATGTTCTACTGATGGAACAACACGTACAGGGTTCTAGATACAAGTTCTACTGATGGAACAAGATGTACAGGGTTCTGGATACACGTTCTACTGATGGAACAACATGTACAGGGTTCTAGATACAAGTTCTACTGATGGAACAACATGTATAGTGTTCTAGATGCATGTTCTACTGATGGAACAACACGTACAGGGTTCTGGATACATGTTCTACTGATGGAACAACACGTACAGGGTTCTAGATACACGTTCTACTATAGTATTACCAccactatatgtgtgtgtcactgtgtgtataatgtgtgtatttccaCGCTCAGTGTTTGTTACGTACTTGCCGTCTAAGCCTCTGACGGCATCATCAGCATCTCGAGGATCTTCAAACTCCACGAAGGCGAACCCTGGAGGGTTCCTGGCGATCCACACGGTTCTGAGAGGACCGTAGTACCCGAAGGCTCGTTCCAGCTCACCTTTACCTGCACCAGTACCAAGGTTCCCCACGTACACCTTGCTCTctgccagccaatcacagcgcaCATACCGTTCATTAACACTCAGGTTCATTTACACTGAAGCAgaatattaacattaatatcagttatctatatatattaacatatattacctatatattatattaacattaatgtgttatctaaatattatattaacattCTATTAACATTCtattataatacattaatattaatatattaatattaatacattaatattaatatattaatattaatgtattaatatgACGCTGTTCCGTCTGCAGCCTGCTGGCGGCGCTGCAGGTCAGCTACTAACTGTCATATCATGCTAACTGAGCTAGCCATGCTAACATACTGTCCGGTACCGGAACCGTGAGTCTCCGGTACCGGACAGTCCGTAGCACCGGGCCGTTAGGACACTGGGCCGCGAGGACACCGGGCCACGAGGACACCGGGCCGCGAGGACACCGGGCAGCTCCGTTACCTCCTCCGTACCGACCGGACCGGGACATCTTCACCGCcgttagctgctagctgctagcgGAAGTCGACATTCTACAACAAGCACGTCAAATATAACTTCCTGTTAGGCTTTTCAAAGTAAGATCAGATATTagttcacagtaaaaaaaaaacaaaaaaaaaaaccgttattattattatttaatttattattattattatttaatttattactattgtttactttattacagcagcagaataaagaacaataattaATGAGTAAGAACACAAGAATATGCACAGTAATGGTAATTACTGTAATTGGTGTCAAATGAAACCTGAGTTTATACTGTTACACATTTCTACATATcttcatatatacatatataacctTTAACCTCTTTAACCTGCCATCAAACACTTTAAACTTCAAGTTTAACACgtttaataaaacaggaaacagcagaAACTGAACATTAATCTGAAAGGAACTCACCGCTTCCGGTTTGTACACcgaatattttaaataaagttgtgtCAGTTGGAGGCGGGGTAGGAACCTTTATTTCATGGAGGAGTTTCCCCCCGGAGCATTTAGAGGCGCGTACAGCAGCTGCAGGACGCAGCTCTgagtttattgatttattgattaattgatgaattGATTGTTGACCGGAAGGACCGTGATGCAGTGCAGCTGGCCTCTCTTAGGTCCGCTGCAGTGGATCCGTTACGTCACCAAACAGGTGAAGGTGAAGGCGGGAAAAGATGAAGAGCTCCGAGGATGGCTGCTGACGGTAGACCCGGTAACagccaggtaacacacacacacacacacacacacacacacacacactatacacacacatatacacatcatactgtacacacacaccatatacacacacacacacacacacacacacactatatacacactatacacatacacacacacacacacacacacacacacacattatacacacacaacagctgATCAGCTAGTTACCCAggtgtgaccccccccccccccccccatgtagAAATGTTTCACAGcaacttttattctgaaaaccGTGATCCGGTCTGATGTGTTCTGGTCCCGCCCCCCTTTGCAGCCTGGTCCTGGTGGACTTCGGAGACGTGGGCGGTTCCTCGGTCCGGGTGGTGATGGGTCACGCGGTGCAGCAGGTGGAGGTTCTACAGGAGGCCGATGAGGAGATGGCGCGGCGGCTGCAGGCGATCTTCAACCCCCCTCAGACCCGTCTGGACCTGGACCCGGAGCAGCTCCGGCGGCGGCGGGACCGGGTCCGGGTCTGGCTGGAGAAGAACCTGGTCCCGGTGCAGGAGGACGGAGACCAGCTGACTGTCGCCGGAGCACTGACGCTCACCGCTCCGTACGGACCGGACGACTGCTGCAGCGCCAACCAGATCATCCTGGACCGGGTCCAGAGGCTGCTGCGGACCGATCCGCATCACCTGGACCCACCAGGGGACCGGGACCGGGACCTGGACcgggaccaggaccaggaccgggaccaggaccaggaccgggaccaggaccaggaccggGACCAGGACCAGAATCAGAGCGCAGCAGCAACTGATCTGGAACCTGTTTGACCCCCTTACATTCACTGACAGTTGAAGCTCCGCCCCTGCCctgctgatgtcatcagtgtgatgtcatcggtgtgatgtcatcagtgtgatgtcatcattgaTCCTTTAATATgaatctttttgttttctttgaataaaacattaaaacctgaagTTTGTCTCTGATGGTTTATTgatggtttccatggtaacgacTTTAAGCTTgatggtttccatggtaacgacTTTAAGCTTCAGTCTGTTTCTCTTTACTCTGAACttaaagtaaatgttttcattcaatcagtgatgtcacagtgatgtcactgtgacatcacagtttATTACCTGCAGGCTTTATGATCAGTTATTAAACAGAAGTTAAACTGATACAGACCCAGCAGAACTGTTCCTTCATGTTCCTTCATGTTctagttttgtttcatttatataaatactttttttataaACCAGGTTTCTTATGATTTGATTCATGCTGAGAGTTCAACTTTGACTCCTTCAGATCTTTGGTTCTCCTGTTCAGTCCAGTTCCTCGGTGGTGGATCGTTGTGGTTCCTCGTTAATGGATCATTGTGGTTCCTCGACGTTCATCTTCATCAAGTTTATCTGCTGTTTCATGTTTGATCAGATGAATTCTTCCTGTCTTGAATAATCAAACTTTGATGAGCTGAAAGTGATAAAAGAGTTCAGAGCAGGAAGCTGAACATGAAACTAATAAACTAATATTACTAATagttttattaatataattattaatgagaagaaaacactttgatcactgttgataaaaatcatctttattgaagcttcagattgtcgacacatccaatcagtaaagtgtgatcaatgctttcatgttcagattgacttcatccacacagtcagttagtgtaacccagaatgtcagttagtgtaacccagaatgtcagctagtgtaacccagaatgtcagttagtttaacccagaatgtcatttagtgtaacccagaatgtcagctagtgtaacccagaatgtcagttagtgtaacccagaatgtcagttagtgtaacccagaatgtcagttagtgtaacccagaatgtcagctagtgtaacccagaatgtcagttagtgtaacccagaatgtcagttagtgtaacccagaatgtcagctagtgtaacccagaatgtcagctagtgtaacccagaatgtcagttagtgtaacccagaatgtcagctatgtacaagaacatcattaatgattattatcatgatcattacagtttgattgaacatttctttatgaatttgtgatgagaacaaaatatctgtgatgaaggaagttctgctgttttctctgtttaagaaacaacagacacaaatacatcaatacaaacatgaaactaacatttagaacaaagggaagtttcatctgaagaaatgtcagtgaaggttaaagactgtaaagtgaattcagacattttcttctaatctaaacacattaaataggtcataaatgtatttctataaaaggtgtaaaaagcatttcaaccatttagatttgaattgtggagctaggattagcataaacccgcccctgctgctgtagaggtataaatacattcagcacacactactactactacagtctacagttagccagttagctgagttagcactactactactacagtctacagttagcctgttagctgagttagcactactactactacagtctacagttagcctgttagctgagttagcactactactactacagtctacagttagccagttagctgagttagcactactactactacagtctacagttagccagttagctgagttagcactactactactacagtctacagttagccagttagctgagttagcactactactactacagtctacagttagccagttagctgagttagcactactactactacagtctacagttagccagttagctgagctagccgctgagctggcagcagaaagctctcagacgtagcgtccatgtttctggtagaggtggtgactttgattgacaggtgacacttggtagggggcggggcttcagaggctgattttttcacaactttgaagcctaatttcatatatttggcgatttttttaatcattgaaatttggcagggtggttaacaacacacttttctgtggtatgtcaaactcagaacacatagttattcttactttacagactttaaagacatggtgatgagcagtgaaaGCCTCCATGgatataaaaacaggaaaaagtcacatttaaagaaactgatgaTATCAACgatacatacataaagttaataaagtgttgaatatcGTTATTAGcgtgtcagctgatctctgagcagctcagaaacatggagactaaaacatgaaattaaagctgcaagcagcgatgaacgggccctcgccaccCCATGCATGTCGCTCGCGCCCTAATTacatttacacaactcagccataactccttcaaaataaagatgaagtccagcatagagtttctgagtgaatgtggtctggactctgtggaggagagtcatggtggtctggactctgtggaggagagtcatggtttcagagacgctgtagaaggacagaatacctgctctgtgatccaggtacactccgactctggaggaaccaggacctgagacgggagtaAAGATGCTGTCGAACCAAAAGTTACACCAGTCAGAGTCACAATATAAAGCCCAAGATTCATCATTATATCCAAATCCACATTCATTCCggtttcctcctctgctgatGTTCTCGTATGAGACTGCTACACCGACTCTTCCTCTCcgctccacctcccagtaacaacgtccagtcagactctctctactcaggacctgataacatccagtgaatctgtctgtgtaaCTAGAATAAGACTGATGTTTACTCGTCCATTtaacttttctgttcccctcagataataacagttctgtgtttgctgtgtttggatccagagtgatttcatgGGAGTAccttaagaactcagctctggtcttgggctctggttctggttctggttctgactTTTGCCATGGTAATGAGGACAGGAGGCGGGTTCTGTgtctggttgccatggtaatgAGGACAGGAGTCGGGTTCTGGTAGAAACACGTTTATTCCCTTGTTTTACAGAAGGCAACATGTTCTTTACATGTTCTAACAGGAACCATCAGAGAACCAGCATCAGGTCTGCCAGAATCAGTCCGTCTCAGCGAAGTACCTCTTTGGTTCTGCTCGGTACCTCAGAGTCTGAGACCCAAACGCAGACGTTCTCCGACGTTCTGCTGGAGgccacagtttgttttttaagggcACGTGAAGTTTGGATACGTTCTGACACCTCAGTCActgccagtg contains:
- the gemin6 gene encoding gem-associated protein 6, yielding MQCSWPLLGPLQWIRYVTKQVKVKAGKDEELRGWLLTVDPVTASLVLVDFGDVGGSSVRVVMGHAVQQVEVLQEADEEMARRLQAIFNPPQTRLDLDPEQLRRRRDRVRVWLEKNLVPVQEDGDQLTVAGALTLTAPYGPDDCCSANQIILDRVQRLLRTDPHHLDPPGDRDRDLDRDQDQDRD